In the genome of Oscarella lobularis chromosome 1, ooOscLobu1.1, whole genome shotgun sequence, one region contains:
- the LOC136190248 gene encoding protein diaphanous homolog 2-like isoform X2 has product MSSKEEKAGWRSKVRSMRFTRKPKQQKRSTLDKALDGDIAEIKHMPEDRIDAEVEAMLDDMNLSEEHRVPIRKRPLDQKREMLVTFVKRSADMQKSKSHGDRSGATRPPEDYVEELSNASRAPQQTLHTVESLRIALGSNPISWLKKFSALEGLNRILSVLKMCQVDPYRATKVTERTEHECIRCLKAFMNNKYGLGEMIDDEEGMPTLAYSLDTKNSSMMVDILKLLAAVSLVPPRGHQKVLEAMTLLGNHKKCGRFDLLFQMLKDADSVVLQISCIQFSNAIVSHPDELDFRLHLRNEILRSGLRELWPVLRYNAPEDLSVQLEIFDEQREEDFNDLIQRYHDVRFELEDPSEVFQLVKRVTDDTAAEPCLLSVLQHFVLIRDDDYARPQYYRLIEECVSQIVLHRDGIDPDFSTQRFKIDVDPLIDHMVDQAKVAEVSKKVADLEQLFKVEENARQEAEAKLATVSQSLEAKTKEYEARITQLQDDLTRRPVLKEGEVAAPAGSAPPPPPPPPPPPGGPVPPPPPPPPGGPGVPPPPPLPGGVPPPPPVPGAPPVPGAPPFMGAFVPQLPPGVQPKKKYKPDIQMKRLNWNKVEGRRLEEGSFWVLAKDERFESKDLFDKLSYTFASSSRALQGEPDGGEPKKLVVKKVKDLKVLDAKVAQNLSILLGAVKLRYEEIRRLILIIDEEILTNQMISSLLKFMPNADELAQLNTFSDVYSELSDSEKFGVAMSEVRRLRERLQCMSFKRRFNEEVEEIQPELTAGIAACGEMRQSSKFQKFLELVLLMGNYMNSGSRNAQSFGFDLKFLTKLSSTKSVDNTMTLLHFIADYVEAKHPDILYFTEELRHVEAASRVSDDMLAKQLSQMEKSVKLVKAELEAHQTMKNRPPEDRFVEVMTDFLVQAEDKYKRLKEKHKRMNDVYLGLGKFFLFDAKAIPFEDFFGDVSSFLADFQKARRENQKKREADEKQKKAKEARERAEKSKRRTKSIRKAQLVDIHGEGDQEGVLDGLLEALKTGSAFAKGPGQKRRRKQEARAPPTDRVSRLMARGASGDSPFGTASSSPVLGTPKAGLLAAVGQPTQAEQLLARMRADGGDSSREKASSTLL; this is encoded by the exons ATGTCGtcgaaggaggagaaagcgGGCTGG CGCTCCAAAGTCCGATCGATGCGCTTCACTCGCAAACCGAAGCAACAGAAGCGTTCGACGCTCGACAAGGCGCTCGACGGCGACATAGCCGAGATCAAGCACATGCCCGAagatcgaatcgacgccgaagtGGAAGCGATGCTG GACGACATGAACTTGTCCGAAGAGCATCGCGTTCCCATTCGCAAACGACCGCTCGATCAAAAACGCGAGATGCTCGTCACGTTCGTCAAGCGTTCGGCCGACATGCAG AAGTCGAAATCGCACGGCGATCGATCGGGCGCGACGCGACCGCCGGAGGACTACGTCGAAGAGCTATCGAACGCGAGTCGAGCGCCCCAACAAACGCTACACAccgtcgaatcgcttcgaaTCGCGCTGGGAAGTAATCCGATTAG TTGGTTGAAGAAGTTCAGCGCCTTGGAGGGACTCAATCGTATTCTGAGCGTGCTGAAGATGTGCCAAGTGGATCC ATATCGAGCGACGAAGGTGACGGAGAGAACGGAGCACGAGTGCATTCGATGTCTCAAAGCTTTTATGAATAacaag tATGGGCTTGGAGAGATGATTGATGATGAGGAAGGAATGCCGACGCTCGCCTATTCGCTCGACACGAAAAACTCGTCCATGATGGTCGACATATTGAAACTATTGGCCGCCGTTTCTCTCGTGCCGCCGAGAgg ACATCAAAAGGTTTTGGAAGCGATGACGTTGCTAGGAAACCACAAGAAATGCGGTCGATTCGACTTGCTGTTTCAAATGCTGAAAGATGCGGACAGCGTGGTGTTGCAAATCTCCTGCATTCAATTCTCGAACGCAATCGTGAGCCATCCGGACGAATTGGACTTCCGGCTTCATTTGAGAAACGAAATATTGCGATCGGGATTAAGAGAATTGTGGCCA GTACTGCGATACAACGCACCCGAAGATCTCTCCGTCCAATTGGAAATATTCGACGAACAGCGAGAGGAAGACTTCAATGATTTGATACAGCGCTATCACGACGTTCGATTCGAGCTAGA GGATCCCTCCGAAGTGTTTCAACTCGTCAAACGAGTGACGGACGACACCGCCGCCGAGCCGTGTCTTCTCTCCGTTCTCCAGCATTTCGTTCTCATACGAGACGACGATTATGCAAG ACCGCAGTATTATCGTCTCATAGAGGAGTGCGTCAGTCAGATCGTTCTTCATCGCGACGGCATCGATCCGGATTTTTCTACGCAACGcttcaaaatcgacgtcgatcctcTAATTG ATCACATGGTGGATCAAGCCAAAGTGGCGGAAGTCTCGAAAAAAGTAGCCGATTTGGAGCAGCTT TTCAAAGTCGAAGAGAATGCTCGTCAGGAAGCCGAAGCGAAGCTGGCAACCGTCTCGCAATCCCTAGAGGCGAAAACAAAGGAATACGAAGCAAGAATAACTCAACTTCAAGACGAC TTAACTCGACGTCCCGTTCTCAAAGAAGGCGAAGTCGCCGCGCCCGCCGGctcagcgccgccgccgccaccgccgcctcctccgcctcccgGTGGCCCCGTTCccccgcctccgcctccgcctcccgGCGGTCCTGgagttccgccgccgccgcctctacCCGGCGGCgtgccgccaccgccgcccgTACCCGGGGCTCCGCCCGTGCCCGGCGCGCCTCCCTTTATGGGGGCCTTTGTTCCCCAACTGCCGCCGGGCGTCCaaccgaaaaagaaatacaaaCCCGATATACAGATGAAGAGGCTAAATTGGAATAAA GTTGAAGGGCGGCGATTGGAGGAGGGTAGCTTTTGGGTGTTGGCGAAGGACGAGCGATTCGAGAGCAAGGATTTATTCGACAAGTTGTCGTACACGTTTGCAAGCAGTTCAAGAG CTCTCCAAGGCGAACCGGATGGCGGAGAACCGAAGAAACTGGTCGtgaaaaaagtcaaagatTTGAAAGTTCTCGACGCCAAAGTGGCTCAGAATTTAT CTATTCTTCTGGGAGCGGTCAAACTTCGATACGAGGAAATCCGACGATTAATTCTGATcattgacgaagaaatccTCACAAATCAGATGATTAGTTCTCTTCTCAAATTCATGCCTAACGCCGACGAG CTCGCCCAGTTGAACACGTTTTCCGACGTCTATTCGGAGCTGAGCGATTCGGAAAAGTTTGGCGTGGCGATGAGCGAGGTTCGTCGACTTCGGGAACGACTCCAGTGCATGTCGTTCAAGCGGAGATTCAATGAGGAAGTCGAGGAAATACAGCCG GAGTTGACCGCGGGAATTGCCGCCTGCGGAGAAATGCGGCAAAgttcgaaatttcaaaagtTTCTGGAG TTGGTTCTCCTCATGGGGAACTACATGAACTCCGGCTCTCGCAACGCCCAATCCTTTGGCTTCGACTTGAAATTCCTCACGAAG CTTAGTTCAACCAAATCCGTCGATAACACGATGACTCTACTGCATTTTATCGCCGACTACGTGGAGGCAAAGCATCCCGACATACTCTACTTCACCGAGGAACTTCGACACGTCGAAGCGGCATCGCGAG TTTCCGACGACATGCTCGCGAAACAATTGAGTCAGATGGAGAAGTCGGTGAAGTTGGTCAAAGCGGAGTTGGAGGCGCACCAGACCATGAAGAATCGTCCGCCGGAGGATAGATTCGTCGAAGTGATGACA GATTTTCTTGTTCAGGCGGAGGACAAGTACAAGCGGCTAAAGGAGAAGCACAAGCGCATGAACGACGTGTATCTGGGACTTGGGAAATTTTTCCTATTCGACGCCAAGGCAATTCCGTTCGAGGACtttttcggcgacgtttcctcGTTTTTGGCCGATTTTCAG AAAGCGCGTCGAGAAAATCAGAAGAAACGGGAAGCAgacgagaaacagaaaaaagccaaagaagCCCGAGAGCGAGCG GAAAAATCCAAACGGCGAACGAAATCGATACGAAAGGCGCAACTGGTTGAT
- the LOC136190319 gene encoding U3 small nucleolar RNA-associated protein 18 homolog isoform X2, whose product MLRKRLRQDPSPSEPKRLSKSAAKADERRLEALVFGNEEELLEKFAAKGEIVKTAPTIDRKPAWIDEDDEREKVEIATKKRLKKLRSTAEEKELDGTTYTSRLRKQFERVTGTPSWADLSTKKSISDEDEDEDEDQLLRRSGKLLAAHSDCLPRGILDIRQLKHGNQARPAKAVVQALEFHPTNRVLLVSGFHKTIDLFQIDGRENPHVQGIHFDRFPVHAAHFTPDGRQIVATSRRREFYAYDLLAGKATRIPGIRGRNEKSFEKFTVSPDNKYLAFLGDDGYIILLSNKTKQWVANLKMNGTVTAIAFSPDGSLLLSHGSDGVVYVWDMKTRDCVNTFTDDGCVYGKSVAVSSGNQFVACGSDSGVVNIYDSACFRENRPKPVKSVMNLTTSIKETKFNHTSEILGMSSRTVEGAFRLLHVPSMTVFSNWPHSTSLNFVNAFDFSKHSGYLTIGNDKGKALLYRLNHYKDW is encoded by the exons ATGCTTCGGAAACGATTACGACAAGATCCATCGCCTTCAGAGCCCAAGCGGCTCTCGAAAAGCGCCGCGAAGGCAGACGAGAGACGATTGGAGGCGCTCGTTTTCGGAAACGAGGAAGAGTTGCTCGAAAAATTCGCGGCGAAAGGAGAAATCGTCAAAACGGCGCCGACGATCGACCGAAAACCGGCGtggatcgacgaagacgacgaaagagaaaa agtCGAAATcgcaacgaaaaaacgattgaaaaaattgcgctcgactgcagaagaaaaggaacTCGACGGGACAACGTACACCTCGAGACTTCGAAAACA ATTTGAACGCGTCACTGGAACGCCATCCTGGGCGGATTTGTCGacaaagaaatcaatatctG atgaGGATGAGGATGAGGATGAGGATCAGCTATTGAGACGATCTGGAAAACTATTGGCTGCCCATTCGGATTGTCTTCCTCGTGGAATACTCGATATTCGACAATTGAAGCATGGTAATCAAGCCAGACCAGCTAAA GCGGTTGTTCAAGCGTTGGAATTTCATCCGACGAATCGCGTTCTTCTTGTGAGTGGATTTCACAAGACAATCGATTTATTTCAG ATTGATGGGAGGGAGAATCCTCACGTGCAGGGCATTCACTTTGATCGATTTCCCGTCCATGCCGCTCACTTCACGCCGGACGGCCGACAAATCGTCGccacgtcgcgacgaagggAATTCTACGCGTACGATTTGCTTGCCGGCAAAGCGACGCGCATTCCCGGAATACGAG gacgaaacgaaaaaagctTCGAGAAATTCACCGTTTCTCCTGATAATAAATACCTAGCGTTCTTGGGCGACGATGGGTACATTATTCTGCTGTCAAATAAG ACTAAGCAGTGGGTGGccaatttgaaaatgaatgGAACTGTCACAGCTATTGCCTTTTCTCCCGACGGTTCTCTCTTGCTATCTCATGGCT ctGATGGAGTGGTGTACGTTTGGGACATGAAAACACGTGACTGCGTCAATACTTTTACTGATGACGGTTGTGTGTATGGTAAATCCGTGGCCGTTTCTTCTGGAAATCAATTCGTTGCGTGTGG ATCTGATAGTGGCGTGGTCAATATTTATGATTCTGCGTGTTTTCGCGAAAACAGACCGAAACCCGTGAAATCGGTCATGAATCTGACCACGTCTATCAAGGAGACAAAGTTCAATCATACAAG TGAAATACTGGGAATGTCGTCTAGAACGGTAGAAGGCGCTTTTAGGCTG CTACACGTGCCATCGATGACCGTATTTTCGAATTGGCCTCATTCCACTTCGCTGAATTTTGTCAATGCCTTTGACTTTTCGAAACATAGTGGCTATTTAACGATAGGCAACGACAAAGGAAAAGCTCTGCTCTATAG GCTGAATCATTACAAAGACTGGTAG
- the LOC136190319 gene encoding AN1-type zinc finger protein 4-like isoform X1, whose translation MSVALVTPPLRLCSLEKKRKRANRPPPSIGSHAHVLGFAHRRIDSSRDRAKRRASSHEEEREKREGVSLLFLPSDDNMDIYIETLTGAIFELRVSPFETINSVKEKLQRLESIPIPSQHLIYRGYELDDEVYLQDCGITHGSTVRLVLSMRGGPINTTRRTIGGGGGARARAASGNSVGAGIDDQTAAIREMAEFIEENPDEIFDKLPRPRTNGAARQVTLLVFRDGDQLNFFRVYDRGDGTLSPLSDVSSCNNVDDDDDDDDDDDDDDEDEEEEEDDLDDDDDVDDVEGGGGVTRGRGHVSYEPLSVQKVLENETMLRRVTALRHKLDQRRCVRLKPTLPPPPPPPVRMTAAAATPKNKVKTSWKTSKGSRKVVLSTAKIEAEVEVSTTTLASELSALSSALLPPLPAAAAATPRVSSTLPSRRKQQPPPPPPQPPSQQPQKPVIEPFMIKHRSGSRASQSRPHTEVGSRSQFRRSGSNANNKQSNKQSNGVSGQVAAAVAPPLLPPIHGSKKGGGAGTGPSSSSTRARCSVCRKKTTLVTSFSCRCGKNFCPVHRYAEMHGCTFDYKTEGRQLLKQANPVVQASKLPKI comes from the coding sequence ATGAGCGTCGCGTTGGTCACCCCACCCCTTCGTTTGTGTTcgttggaaaagaaaagaaagagggcGAACCGTCCCCCCCCGTCGATCGGTTCTCACGCTCACGTCCTCGGGTTCGCtcatcgacgaatcgattcgagtcgcgatcgcgctaaacgacgcgcgtcgtcacacgaagaagaaagagaaaaaagggaGGGGgtctctctccttttcctcccCTCCGACGATAATATGGACATCTACATCGAAACTCTCACGGGCGCCATCTTCGAACTGCGCGTCAGCCCCTTCGAAACGATCAACAGCGTGAAAGAAAAGCTCCAGCGACTCGAATCGATTCCCATCCCGTCGCAACATCTCATCTATCGCGGCtacgaactcgacgacgaagtctaCCTACAAGACTGCGGAATAACGCACGGATCGACGGTACGTCTCGTCCTATCGATGCGCGGGGGCCCCATAAATACGACTCGACGCacgatcggcggcggcggcggcgcgcgcgctcgcgccgCTTCCGGGAACAGCGTCGGCGCGGGAATCGACGATCAGACGGCGGCAATTCGCGAAATGGCCGAATTCATTGAAGAGAATCCCGACGAGATATTCGACAAATTGCCGCGACCGCGAACGAACGGCGCCGCGCGTCAAGTCACGCTGCTCGtctttcgcgacggcgatcaaTTGAACTTCTTTCGCGTTTacgatcgcggcgacggcacccTATCGCCACTTTCCGACGTTTCTTCGTGCAataacgtcgacgacgacgacgacgacgacgacgacgacgacgacgacgacgaagacgaggaggaggaggaagacgaccttgatgacgacgatgacgttgatgacgtcgaaggcggGGGCGGTGTCAcgcgggggcgtggtcatGTTTCCTATGAACCCCTTTCCGTTCAGAAGGTCCTTGAGAACGAGACGATGCTGCGTCGCGTGACGGCGTTGCGACACAAGTTGGATCAGCGTCGATGCGTTCGTTTGAAGCCGACGCttccgccaccgccgccgccgccggtgcgaatgaccgccgccgccgccacgccGAAGAATAAGGTAAAGACGTCctggaagacgtcgaagggATCGCGTAAAGTCGTCCTTTCCACggcgaaaatcgaagcggAAGTGGAAGTGTCTACGACGACGCTGGCGTCCGAATTGAGCGCGCTGAGCAGCGCTCTTCTCCCGCCGCTGcccgccgctgccgccgcgaCGCCACGCGTATCATCAACCCTGCCATCACGTCGAAAGcagcagccgccgccgccgccgccgcagccgccgtCACAGCAACCACAGAAGCCAGTTATTGAACCGTTCATGATCAAGCATCGAAGTGGCAGTCGAGCGAGTCAGTCGAGACCCCACACGGAAGTGGGGTCGCGTTCTCAATTTAGGCGTAGTGGTAGCAACGCGAATAATAAGCAATCTAACAAACAATCTAACGGGGTTAGTGGTcaggtggcggcggcagttGCGCCTCCGCTTTTGCCACCCATACATGGATCGAAGAAAGGTGGAGGGGCAGGAACGGGGCCTTCATCTTCGTCTACGCGCGCTAGGTGCTCGGTGTGCCGAAAAAAGACTACGCTTGTGACGTCGTTTAGCTGTCGGTGTGGAAAGAACTTCTGTCCCGTGCATCGTTATGCTGAGATGCACGGGTGCACGTTTGACTATAAGACCGAAGGGCGGCAGTTACTAAAGCAGGCGAATCCCGTCGTGCAAGCGTCTAAATTGCCTAAAATATAA
- the LOC136190349 gene encoding dnaJ homolog subfamily A member 3, mitochondrial-like: MSVRAQIVLRTCAHCFRRQAKCLQYYSSLIGVERILKTGRETHALWNSTKGSIRSFQTSASLHQKLDYYKVLGVSNNASQAEIKKAYYKLAKQYHPDQNKDNKQAGEKFRQVQEAYEVLGNKEKRVQYDQFGSGFSGDGAQYSGNMRPEDIFEQFFGGGAGSRGGFADPFANLFRSVPEQFLIRISFLDAVRGCNRTMTLPANRSSSTETVNVSIPAGVEDGQVLRVSMGNRPINVILQVEPSDVFRREGIDVYSMARVNFTQAIFGGTTRIQGLYGQLDLTIPPGTSSHHRLRLANRGVQSLNSYRKGNHYVEIKVEIPRRLTQKQRDLISAFEETEHDDTSGGATKSADASKCADKGFFEKLRNTFRAEDDSNDRGSAKA; this comes from the exons ATGTCCGTGCGAGCCCAAATTGTGCTTCGGACGTGCGCGCATTGCTTTCGACGGCAAGCGAAATGCTTACAATATTACTCTTCTTTGATTGGAGTCGAGCGAATTCTCAAAACGGGCCGAGAAACAC ACGCGCTATGGAATAGCACAAAAGGCAGCATCCGGTCGTTTCAGACGTCGG CGTCTCTTCATCAAAAATTGGACTATTACAAAGTACTTGGCGTATCGAACAACGCGTCACAGGCGGAAATCAAGAAAGCCTATTACAAa CTGGCCAAACAATATCACCCAGATCAAAATAAAGACAATAAACAGGCAGGTGAAAAATTTCGACAAGTTCAGGAAGCGTACGAG GTTCTTGgtaacaaagaaaagagagtcCAATACGATCAATTTGGCTCTGGATTCAGTG GGGACGGAGCCCAGTACAGCGGCAATATGAGACCTGAGGATATATTTGAACAGTTCTTTGGCGGCGGTGCCGGCTCTCGAGGGGGATTCGCCGATCCCTTTGCTAATTTATTTCGATCCGTTCCAGAACAA TTTCTAATAAGAATATCATTCCTCGACGCCGTGAGGGGTTGCAATAGAACAATGACTCTGCCTGCCAACCGCAGCAGTTCAACGGAAACCGTAAACGTCTCTATTCCTGCAG gggTGGAAGATGGGCAAGTTTTGAGAGTTTCAATGGGAAATCGACCTATTAATGTTATCCTGCAG gttgaGCCAAGTGATGTATTCAGAAGGGAAGGCATTGATGTCTATTCCATGGCAAGAGTCAACTTCACACAG GCAATTTTTGGTGGTACTACAAGAATACAGGGCCTCTATGGGCAACTAGATCTAACT attcCGCCTGGGACATCTTCGCACCATCGCCTGAGGTTGGCGAATCGGGGCGTACAGAGTCTTAACAGCTATAGAAAAGGAAATCATTACGTTGAGATAAAGGTGGAAATTCCACG ACGTCTAACACAGAAGCAAAGAGACCTAATTTCGGCTTTTGAGGAGACTGAGCACGATGACACTAGTGGTGGTGCAACGAAAT ctGCTGACGCAAGCAAGTGCGCGGACAAAGGATTCTTTGAAAAACTTCGCAATACGTTTCGCGCCGAAGACGATAGTAACGATCGCGGCAGTGCAAAAGCGTGA
- the LOC136190248 gene encoding protein diaphanous homolog 2-like isoform X1, with translation MSSKEEKAGWRSKVRSMRFTRKPKQQKRSTLDKALDGDIAEIKHMPEDRIDAEVEAMLDDMNLSEEHRVPIRKRPLDQKREMLVTFVKRSADMQKSKSHGDRSGATRPPEDYVEELSNASRAPQQTLHTVESLRIALGSNPISWLKKFSALEGLNRILSVLKMCQVDPCVWEGRSLKKPDSRAFSFRYRATKVTERTEHECIRCLKAFMNNKYGLGEMIDDEEGMPTLAYSLDTKNSSMMVDILKLLAAVSLVPPRGHQKVLEAMTLLGNHKKCGRFDLLFQMLKDADSVVLQISCIQFSNAIVSHPDELDFRLHLRNEILRSGLRELWPVLRYNAPEDLSVQLEIFDEQREEDFNDLIQRYHDVRFELEDPSEVFQLVKRVTDDTAAEPCLLSVLQHFVLIRDDDYARPQYYRLIEECVSQIVLHRDGIDPDFSTQRFKIDVDPLIDHMVDQAKVAEVSKKVADLEQLFKVEENARQEAEAKLATVSQSLEAKTKEYEARITQLQDDLTRRPVLKEGEVAAPAGSAPPPPPPPPPPPGGPVPPPPPPPPGGPGVPPPPPLPGGVPPPPPVPGAPPVPGAPPFMGAFVPQLPPGVQPKKKYKPDIQMKRLNWNKVEGRRLEEGSFWVLAKDERFESKDLFDKLSYTFASSSRALQGEPDGGEPKKLVVKKVKDLKVLDAKVAQNLSILLGAVKLRYEEIRRLILIIDEEILTNQMISSLLKFMPNADELAQLNTFSDVYSELSDSEKFGVAMSEVRRLRERLQCMSFKRRFNEEVEEIQPELTAGIAACGEMRQSSKFQKFLELVLLMGNYMNSGSRNAQSFGFDLKFLTKLSSTKSVDNTMTLLHFIADYVEAKHPDILYFTEELRHVEAASRVSDDMLAKQLSQMEKSVKLVKAELEAHQTMKNRPPEDRFVEVMTDFLVQAEDKYKRLKEKHKRMNDVYLGLGKFFLFDAKAIPFEDFFGDVSSFLADFQKARRENQKKREADEKQKKAKEARERAEKSKRRTKSIRKAQLVDIHGEGDQEGVLDGLLEALKTGSAFAKGPGQKRRRKQEARAPPTDRVSRLMARGASGDSPFGTASSSPVLGTPKAGLLAAVGQPTQAEQLLARMRADGGDSSREKASSTLL, from the exons ATGTCGtcgaaggaggagaaagcgGGCTGG CGCTCCAAAGTCCGATCGATGCGCTTCACTCGCAAACCGAAGCAACAGAAGCGTTCGACGCTCGACAAGGCGCTCGACGGCGACATAGCCGAGATCAAGCACATGCCCGAagatcgaatcgacgccgaagtGGAAGCGATGCTG GACGACATGAACTTGTCCGAAGAGCATCGCGTTCCCATTCGCAAACGACCGCTCGATCAAAAACGCGAGATGCTCGTCACGTTCGTCAAGCGTTCGGCCGACATGCAG AAGTCGAAATCGCACGGCGATCGATCGGGCGCGACGCGACCGCCGGAGGACTACGTCGAAGAGCTATCGAACGCGAGTCGAGCGCCCCAACAAACGCTACACAccgtcgaatcgcttcgaaTCGCGCTGGGAAGTAATCCGATTAG TTGGTTGAAGAAGTTCAGCGCCTTGGAGGGACTCAATCGTATTCTGAGCGTGCTGAAGATGTGCCAAGTGGATCCGTGCGTCTGGGAGGGGAGGAGCCTAAAAAAACCCGACTCTCGCGCGTTCTCCTTTAGATATCGAGCGACGAAGGTGACGGAGAGAACGGAGCACGAGTGCATTCGATGTCTCAAAGCTTTTATGAATAacaag tATGGGCTTGGAGAGATGATTGATGATGAGGAAGGAATGCCGACGCTCGCCTATTCGCTCGACACGAAAAACTCGTCCATGATGGTCGACATATTGAAACTATTGGCCGCCGTTTCTCTCGTGCCGCCGAGAgg ACATCAAAAGGTTTTGGAAGCGATGACGTTGCTAGGAAACCACAAGAAATGCGGTCGATTCGACTTGCTGTTTCAAATGCTGAAAGATGCGGACAGCGTGGTGTTGCAAATCTCCTGCATTCAATTCTCGAACGCAATCGTGAGCCATCCGGACGAATTGGACTTCCGGCTTCATTTGAGAAACGAAATATTGCGATCGGGATTAAGAGAATTGTGGCCA GTACTGCGATACAACGCACCCGAAGATCTCTCCGTCCAATTGGAAATATTCGACGAACAGCGAGAGGAAGACTTCAATGATTTGATACAGCGCTATCACGACGTTCGATTCGAGCTAGA GGATCCCTCCGAAGTGTTTCAACTCGTCAAACGAGTGACGGACGACACCGCCGCCGAGCCGTGTCTTCTCTCCGTTCTCCAGCATTTCGTTCTCATACGAGACGACGATTATGCAAG ACCGCAGTATTATCGTCTCATAGAGGAGTGCGTCAGTCAGATCGTTCTTCATCGCGACGGCATCGATCCGGATTTTTCTACGCAACGcttcaaaatcgacgtcgatcctcTAATTG ATCACATGGTGGATCAAGCCAAAGTGGCGGAAGTCTCGAAAAAAGTAGCCGATTTGGAGCAGCTT TTCAAAGTCGAAGAGAATGCTCGTCAGGAAGCCGAAGCGAAGCTGGCAACCGTCTCGCAATCCCTAGAGGCGAAAACAAAGGAATACGAAGCAAGAATAACTCAACTTCAAGACGAC TTAACTCGACGTCCCGTTCTCAAAGAAGGCGAAGTCGCCGCGCCCGCCGGctcagcgccgccgccgccaccgccgcctcctccgcctcccgGTGGCCCCGTTCccccgcctccgcctccgcctcccgGCGGTCCTGgagttccgccgccgccgcctctacCCGGCGGCgtgccgccaccgccgcccgTACCCGGGGCTCCGCCCGTGCCCGGCGCGCCTCCCTTTATGGGGGCCTTTGTTCCCCAACTGCCGCCGGGCGTCCaaccgaaaaagaaatacaaaCCCGATATACAGATGAAGAGGCTAAATTGGAATAAA GTTGAAGGGCGGCGATTGGAGGAGGGTAGCTTTTGGGTGTTGGCGAAGGACGAGCGATTCGAGAGCAAGGATTTATTCGACAAGTTGTCGTACACGTTTGCAAGCAGTTCAAGAG CTCTCCAAGGCGAACCGGATGGCGGAGAACCGAAGAAACTGGTCGtgaaaaaagtcaaagatTTGAAAGTTCTCGACGCCAAAGTGGCTCAGAATTTAT CTATTCTTCTGGGAGCGGTCAAACTTCGATACGAGGAAATCCGACGATTAATTCTGATcattgacgaagaaatccTCACAAATCAGATGATTAGTTCTCTTCTCAAATTCATGCCTAACGCCGACGAG CTCGCCCAGTTGAACACGTTTTCCGACGTCTATTCGGAGCTGAGCGATTCGGAAAAGTTTGGCGTGGCGATGAGCGAGGTTCGTCGACTTCGGGAACGACTCCAGTGCATGTCGTTCAAGCGGAGATTCAATGAGGAAGTCGAGGAAATACAGCCG GAGTTGACCGCGGGAATTGCCGCCTGCGGAGAAATGCGGCAAAgttcgaaatttcaaaagtTTCTGGAG TTGGTTCTCCTCATGGGGAACTACATGAACTCCGGCTCTCGCAACGCCCAATCCTTTGGCTTCGACTTGAAATTCCTCACGAAG CTTAGTTCAACCAAATCCGTCGATAACACGATGACTCTACTGCATTTTATCGCCGACTACGTGGAGGCAAAGCATCCCGACATACTCTACTTCACCGAGGAACTTCGACACGTCGAAGCGGCATCGCGAG TTTCCGACGACATGCTCGCGAAACAATTGAGTCAGATGGAGAAGTCGGTGAAGTTGGTCAAAGCGGAGTTGGAGGCGCACCAGACCATGAAGAATCGTCCGCCGGAGGATAGATTCGTCGAAGTGATGACA GATTTTCTTGTTCAGGCGGAGGACAAGTACAAGCGGCTAAAGGAGAAGCACAAGCGCATGAACGACGTGTATCTGGGACTTGGGAAATTTTTCCTATTCGACGCCAAGGCAATTCCGTTCGAGGACtttttcggcgacgtttcctcGTTTTTGGCCGATTTTCAG AAAGCGCGTCGAGAAAATCAGAAGAAACGGGAAGCAgacgagaaacagaaaaaagccaaagaagCCCGAGAGCGAGCG GAAAAATCCAAACGGCGAACGAAATCGATACGAAAGGCGCAACTGGTTGAT